A portion of the Platichthys flesus chromosome 7, fPlaFle2.1, whole genome shotgun sequence genome contains these proteins:
- the LOC133957170 gene encoding leucine-rich repeat and transmembrane domain-containing protein 1, which produces MQAAQGRLADMRVVLVCALLSLLSASHACPKECSCNSNTKVVDCRGQGLYDIPRRLHPDTQELYLQDNRIRGLGSMAFREIPLVRILDLSNNSITSISPTALLGLRTLQRLSLAHNSLRELDKRLLGSIRSLSHLDLSHNSLWGLPGAMGDNLRNLSRLGLAYNRLTRMDRSLLEALTRMDSLTLRGNPWRCDCQLIGFKLWLETYLFKGGVVDEVLCTQPEDMKGRELQKVPYQLFHACMTTSYHYLFANIHHLESERLLRGHTHGNHAHPSSHTLHVPMAMGEGYGGGGGGGGGLPECEPKQRPRPVNLRHAIATVIITGVVCGIVLLMMLAAAVYGCAYAAIMAKYQRELKKNEQLAAVRGADKTRADEKEPLENAIA; this is translated from the exons ATGCAAGCGGCCCAAGGACGACTGGCAGATATGAGAG TGGTTCTCGTCTGTGCCCTGCTATCCCTCCTCTCTGCATCACATGCCTGTCCAAAGGAGTGTAGCTGCAACAGCAACACCAAAGTAGTAGACTGCCGGGGTCAAGGTCTGTATGACATCCCCCGACGACTGCATCCCGACACCCAAGAACTGTATCTGCAAGATAACCGTATCCGGGGGCTGGGATCGATGGCGTTCAGAGAAATACCCCTTGTCCGCATCCTCGATTTGTCCAACAACTCTATAACATCCATTTCCCCAACGGCTCTGCTGGGTCTCCGGACTCTCCAGCGCCTCAGCCTCGCCCACAACAGCCTGAGAGAGCTCGACAAGCGGTTGCTGGGATCTATACGCTCGCTATCACACCTTGACCTCTCGCACAACAG CCTGTGGGGTTTACCTGGAGCCATGGGGGACAATTTGAGGAACCTCAGCCGCTTGGGGCTCGCATACAACAGGCTCACACGGATGGACCGCTCCCTGTTAGAGGCCCTGACCCGCATGGACAGCCTCACACTACGAGGCAACCCCTGGAGGTGTGACTGCCAACTCATAGGCTTCAAACTCTGGTTGGAGACCTACCTCTTTAAAG GTGGAGTGGTGGACGAGGTCCTTTGCACCCAGCCAGAAGACATGAAGGGCAGAGAACTGCAGAAAGTCCCTTACCAGCTCTTTCATGCCTGCATGACCACGAGCTACCATTACCTGTTCGCCAACATCCACCACCTGGAGTCGGAGAGGCTCCTGCGAGGCCACACCCATGGCAACCACGCTCATCCCTCAAGCCATACTCTCCACGTCCCCATGGCCATGGGGGAGGGCTACGGCGGcgggggaggcggaggaggcggCCTGCCAGAGTGTGAACCTAAGCAGAGGCCGCGGCCTGTCAACTTGCGCCACGCCATTGCCACAGTGATCATCACCGGCGTGGTGTGCGGAATCGTGCTTCTGATGATGCTGGCTGCAGCGGTGTATGGCTGCGCCTACGCCGCCATCATGGCCAAATATCAGCGGGAGCTCAAGAAGAACGAGCAACTGGCAGCGGTGCGGGGGGCAGATAAGACCAGAGCGGACGAGAAGGAACCGCTGGAGAACGCTATTGCCTag